GTTTGCATTAGTTATGGTCTTCATTAACATTTGTTGATCTTGCATGTAGCAACCAGCCTTTTCAAGATACTTCTGAAGTACAGGCCAGAGGATAAAGCTGAAAAGAAGGAGCGACTTTTGAAAAGGGCCCAGGCCGAGACTGAGGGCAAAACCGTTGAAGCTAAAAAGCCTATTGTTGTGAAGTATGGTCTCAATCACGTTACCTACCTTATTGAGCAGgttgtattctattttttacaTGGAATAACCTCAGCTTTTACACCttaatgttcttttatattGATTATTGACCTAAAAAGCTATCTCCTTGCAGAACAAAGCTCAGTTGGTTGTGATTGCTCATGATGTGGACCCAATTGAATTGGTTGTCTGGCTTCCCGCATTGTGTAGGAAGATGGAAATTCCATACTGCATTGTCAAGGGCAAGGCTCGCCTTGGATCGGTAAGTCCACCCTCCTGCATTTCTCTCAACCGTGACTTCACACACTCGTTGACACTAGTGATTATTTGCGACAACCCTATTTGTGGCTGATTCAATTTGTATCTACTCTACAGATTGTACACAAGAAAACGGCATCTGTTTTGTGCTTGACCAGTGTCAAGAACGAAGACAAATTAGAAAACTGACTGTGTCTTATGTATTGGTTTGTTTCCAGGCTAACTTCAATGACAAGTATGATGAGTACAGAAAGAAATGGGGTGGCGGTATCATGGGTTCTAAATCCCAAGCCAAAACTAAGGCAAAGGAGAGGCTTCTTGCTAAGGAGGCTGCTCAGAGGATGTCTTAAGAgtattcttatattttgttgcttTAGAGTtgctatttttgtgttttaatctacctttgatcttttaattaaatctaaGGATATTTTTGGGAGACTACTCTTTGTATTGTCACAATATATACGTTTGGTTTTCAAATGAGCTGAGCATTTCATTGTTTATTTTTCGACCGCCCCTTGGTACTTAATGGAAACAAGTTAGCCGTTCACATCCTCGTGGATCTAAAGATGACTTAAATTGGTATAGATCAAAATTTAATTGTTCGAGTTACAATATTAACTTGATACCGTCTGCTTTGTTTTTAGATATTATTGCTTGCCAAATTTTAACGAGCTCGTGGATCCTTATGTTTTCTCCTAACGC
The genomic region above belongs to Arachis duranensis cultivar V14167 chromosome 3, aradu.V14167.gnm2.J7QH, whole genome shotgun sequence and contains:
- the LOC107477168 gene encoding LOW QUALITY PROTEIN: 60S ribosomal protein L7a-2-like (The sequence of the model RefSeq protein was modified relative to this genomic sequence to represent the inferred CDS: deleted 2 bases in 1 codon) translates to MAPKRGGKAPVPASKKKPEKVTNPLFEKRPKQFGIGGALPPKRDLTRFVKWPKTVQIQRKKRILKQRLKVPPALNQFTKTLDKNLATSLFKILLKYRPEDKAEKKERLLKRAQAETEGKTVEAKKPIVVKYGLNHVTYLIEQNKAQLVVIAHDVDPIELVVWLPALCRKMEIPYCIVKGKARLGSIVHKKTASVLCLTSVKNEDKLELTVSYVLVCFQANFNDKYDEYRKKWGGGIMGSKSQAKTKAKERLLAKEAAQRMS